The Cytophagales bacterium DNA window GCCTACCCGGCTGATGCCAAGGAAAAGAATTGAAGTGAATTTGAAACTTGTCGGCAAACTTTTTGAAAATGAAGATTTTATAGCAAAATTTAGAACCAATCCACAGCTTAAACTATCAATTTTGGTGACCGGCCCCATCCCCTTAGGCCAATTTCAATATTTTATAAAATTGTTGCATTCATTTTCAGAGTTTCTTAACGAGTTAAAGCCCAGGTATAGACAAAGGGTGTTCTTCGGTTTTTTGTTCAGTGAATTTGATAAAGAGCGTTTTAAAAAAAGGTTTCATCAGCCCATTGATATACCCGAATTGTACAATATTGCTTCACTGATATTGCTGCCAAGCGAAACTGAAGGCAGGGGACTTCCCATTATTGAAGCTACCGCCTGCGGAATACCCATATTCTGTAGAAGATACTACCCGGAAAAAGTTTATTCAGAAGTAATTGGAGAACACCTCGAAGAGAAAGACCGTTTGAAAGTCCTGGATTTTGATGGTACACGAATCCCCGATAAATTGGTTGATAAGGTTATTGACAGGGTATTCTTTCCGCAAAATTACATTGGTGAAGTTGAGCATAACATAAAGGTTGTTCAAAAACGATATAGTATTCAATCTTTACAGACTATGCTTGAGGATATACTTTACAGGCTTTACCTCCAGCTACAGCCCAATGAAGGGTCAATGAGATTTACTGTCAGAGCTTTAAACGAGTATAAAAAATGTGTTTCATTCACCAACAAAGACCTTGAATATATCATCAATACAAAAAACAGGCATTATCTTCCCGGTTTTGGACGGCTTGCTTTCATGTTGTACTTAAAATCGCTCATTGACCCAAGTTATTTCAGGGTAGAAGAACAGCAAATCCGGGGTATTGCCATGGTCTTTGCACAAAAATGTATCTCGGATAGTTGTTCCTCTACCGGATACTCAGAAAGGACAGCAGAGTCAGAAATTGGTACTCTTCATCAATTCTACAACTGTGTTGACAATATTTTTCATTATTACAAAGGTGAGGTTAAAATACGGCATGATCATTCATTTGCTTACCGTCACCGCAACAAAAAACATTACCCCTATCAGGATTTTACCCACCATGAACTGACAGGTTTGATCAATATGATATACCACCAGATCATCTCTCCTTCTGTAAGGACTACCTTTAAAATAAGCCCCCATTTTTTTACTGATTGGAATCTTGCGCTTTTCCAGCTTACCAATAGTTCAAACCTTGCAATTGATGACCGGAAGCTGCTTACAAAAATGCTGAGGGAAAACGTGCCTGTTGCTTACTTTCCGGGTGAATATATCAAATATGAATTAGAATTTTTTGTATTACAACCAATCAGATCGAGATTGAAATTAAAAATAGAGGAAGAATTAACCGAGGGTTATTTAAAGAAACATTACAAAAACTTATCTCCGGTTTATATCTTTTGCACGGATAATCCTCACGGAAGGTGGCTCTCTGCCGAAGCAGTAGAAAATTATATAGCTGATTCGTCCCGGGTACTCGGGATTGATTCCGACAAAGTCAGGACAGGTAATCCGGCCAATCCTATTGATACTGAATTAAACTTACTTTACAAATATGGTATTTGTAAAATTGTAAAAACCAAACAATGGTGTGTTGGCATACATTTCCCGCAGCTTGGCCATGAAGCTTTAAAAATACTGGGCAAAATAAAACGCCAAAAGGGTTTTATCATTGCAAACGGGGACAATGCACCGGTAATGACCGATATTGTTGATATAGATCGTTTTCATATTGGAAAAGCAGAAAAAGAGCTGACAAGTAAAATTCTGGGGATACCGCTTGGTAGCGGCTTTATCCAATTTGTACCGGCCGGTATCAGAACCACGCTTGCTTACCCAACTCCTGTTCAGACGGCAAAAGATTTTAGCCAGGCAATTAAAAGCAGCTTGTTTAATAAGTTGTGTAAAAAAATTGGACGGGAACAGGTTTTTAACCTTTTAAAAAAAGATGCAGAAACAAAAAGTACGCCAATCAATATTTTTCTGGAAAAGTTTACTAACCCTCCAAGGATAATGCGGGAGAAGGTTAGTAAACTTGCGGCTACAGGAATTGATTATTCATTTGTTACCGGAAAATATGAGGATGGGCTGCCGTGGAATGGGGTGATAGCAAAGGTGGATATTAAAAATCAAAATTGGAATTTTGCAACATTTACAGGCAGCGGTAAAACACAATTGGTAACAGACTTTGTGAAAGATTTTCATAAAAGATTTAGAAAAAAGATTCAAATTGCATGGAATGGAGGTTATATCCTGAATGCTGAATTGGTAGGTAAATTAGGATTGCCCGAATCATATATTGGCTCTCCTTTAGGGTTGTTGATCACAAATGAAGTAGTTGTTTGCCCGCCATTGTACAACAAGCCTGCATTTATCATATATGCTGATGGAAGGCTGGATATTTGTAGAGTGAATTGTCGTAATGGAATCATCATTTCTGATGGTAAACATACTATTGATTTTGATAAACGTAGCCATAACTTGATCCTCCATTCCTCGCCTCCCGTTTCACTTTATTATGACCTTATGTATGATGAAGAAAC harbors:
- a CDS encoding glycosyltransferase translates to MPRKRIEVNLKLVGKLFENEDFIAKFRTNPQLKLSILVTGPIPLGQFQYFIKLLHSFSEFLNELKPRYRQRVFFGFLFSEFDKERFKKRFHQPIDIPELYNIASLILLPSETEGRGLPIIEATACGIPIFCRRYYPEKVYSEVIGEHLEEKDRLKVLDFDGTRIPDKLVDKVIDRVFFPQNYIGEVEHNIKVVQKRYSIQSLQTMLEDILYRLYLQLQPNEGSMRFTVRALNEYKKCVSFTNKDLEYIINTKNRHYLPGFGRLAFMLYLKSLIDPSYFRVEEQQIRGIAMVFAQKCISDSCSSTGYSERTAESEIGTLHQFYNCVDNIFHYYKGEVKIRHDHSFAYRHRNKKHYPYQDFTHHELTGLINMIYHQIISPSVRTTFKISPHFFTDWNLALFQLTNSSNLAIDDRKLLTKMLRENVPVAYFPGEYIKYELEFFVLQPIRSRLKLKIEEELTEGYLKKHYKNLSPVYIFCTDNPHGRWLSAEAVENYIADSSRVLGIDSDKVRTGNPANPIDTELNLLYKYGICKIVKTKQWCVGIHFPQLGHEALKILGKIKRQKGFIIANGDNAPVMTDIVDIDRFHIGKAEKELTSKILGIPLGSGFIQFVPAGIRTTLAYPTPVQTAKDFSQAIKSSLFNKLCKKIGREQVFNLLKKDAETKSTPINIFLEKFTNPPRIMREKVSKLAATGIDYSFVTGKYEDGLPWNGVIAKVDIKNQNWNFATFTGSGKTQLVTDFVKDFHKRFRKKIQIAWNGGYILNAELVGKLGLPESYIGSPLGLLITNEVVVCPPLYNKPAFIIYADGRLDICRVNCRNGIIISDGKHTIDFDKRSHNLILHSSPPVSLYYDLMYDEETIDGNGNVIVRLAGNKIKEVIHTQKGQKVKMIPVGLTLSIPKSLFPGNWDVGRNDIPVNKTLQIKSPPPTPSPPEKEKRGIGETERKKTKQFTDSPIHPFTDSV